Proteins co-encoded in one Sus scrofa isolate TJ Tabasco breed Duroc chromosome 14, Sscrofa11.1, whole genome shotgun sequence genomic window:
- the MRLN gene encoding myoregulin isoform X1: protein MHFVLARAAREKTKEQRDLPLPGIKSGSRRILAMTCKNWMLISTTTPTSLEDEIVGRLLKILFVIFVDFLSIMYVVITS from the exons ATGCACTTTGTTCTAGCAAGAGCAGCCAGAGAGAAAACCAAGGAGCAGCGTGATTTACCACTGCCTGGGATTAAGTCAG GGAGCAGGAGAATTTTGGCTATGACGTGTAAAAACTGGATGCTCATTTCTACTACTACCCCCACAAGTCTGGAAGATGAAATTGTGGGAAGACTTCTAAAAATTTTGTTTGTAATCTTTGTTGACTTTCTGTCTATAATGTATGTTGTTATAACATCTTAG
- the MRLN gene encoding myoregulin, with product MTCKNWMLISTTTPTSLEDEIVGRLLKILFVIFVDFLSIMYVVITS from the coding sequence ATGACGTGTAAAAACTGGATGCTCATTTCTACTACTACCCCCACAAGTCTGGAAGATGAAATTGTGGGAAGACTTCTAAAAATTTTGTTTGTAATCTTTGTTGACTTTCTGTCTATAATGTATGTTGTTATAACATCTTAG